A window of the Eleutherodactylus coqui strain aEleCoq1 chromosome 8, aEleCoq1.hap1, whole genome shotgun sequence genome harbors these coding sequences:
- the LOC136577928 gene encoding chemerin-like receptor 2 — MAFHELCYSIVDIHALLEYYESYSSIFRYFSFVMSIVTCLLGLGENAYVIFITGFVMKKHKSKYWFLNLAIADFGSLLTLPLHAAAIFKGTWPFGPHMCKVFLFSVCANMHASVFILLSLNIAIVFSVAQPMFHLKFITRRVSFWICCFIWFFALLCSLPVYFFSGEFKIGDVIQCSFISSDNISPVAAINGYNMSIENATGNIVDSTINTKFNPFIEKCSSNSCCGGEEARKYWNSFMFTSKNFAIPFLIIGYFIPLVIIIICNLTIIAHVKKSKTINMHRLYRIALMVILVYFISWTPIVIADTMLFIAILHMNLIEMFKIFTFTPLMFSIAYVSSCLNPIVYVLSSGRMRMGLNDFISSIKSPQN; from the coding sequence ATGGCGTTCCATGAACTCTGCTATTCCATTGTGGACATACATGCTCTCTTAGAATATTATGAATCTTATTCATCTATCTTCCGGTACTTCAGTTTTGTGATGTCCATTGTGACCTGCCTGTTGGGATTGGGGGAAAATGCATATGTCATCTTTATTACTGGATTTGTCATGAAGAAACACAAATCTAAATACTGGTTTCTGAATTTGGCCATTGCTGATTTTGGCTCTCTCCTCACCTTACCCCTTCATGCAGCTGCAATTTTTAAAGGCACCTGGCCATTTGGGCCACACATGTGTAAAGTCTTTCTCTTCTCTGTATGTGCTAATATGCATGCTAGTGTTTTCATCCTTCTCTCCTTAAATATTGCTATAGTTTTTTCTGTAGCACAACCAATGTTTCATCTCAAATTCATCACTCGACGTGTTTCATTTTGGATCTGTTGCTTCATCTGGTTTTTTGCATTGCTGTGCAGTCTTCCTGTTTACTTCTTTAGTGGCGAATTCAAAATTGGAGATGTCATACAATGCAGCTTCATTAGTAGTGACAACATTAGCCCTGTAGCAGCTATCAATGGGTATAATATGAGCATCGAGAATGCTACAGGAAACATCGTAGACTCTACAATCAACACCAAGTTCAACCCCTTTATCGAAAAATGTTCATCTAACAGCTGTTGCGGTGGTGAGGAGGCACGTAAATATTGGAACTCTTTTATGTTTACATCAAAGAATTTTGCGATACCTTTCCTTATCATTGGATATTTTATTCCCCTTGTCATCATAATAATTTGCAATTTAACTATaattgcacatgtgaaaaaatctAAGACCATTAATATGCACAGGCTTTATCGAATCGCACTCATGGTCATCTTGGTGTATTTCATAAGCTGGACTCCAATAGTCATAGCAGATACCATGTTATTCATTGCTATTCTGCATATGAACCTCATAGAAATGTTCAAAATCTTTACATTCACACCACTCATGTTTAGCATTGCATATGTAAGCAGTTGCTTGAACCCGATTGTGTATGTTTTGAGCAGTGGGCGGATGCGAATGGGACTTAATGATTTTATAAGTAGCATCAAAAGTCCCCAAAACTAA